A genomic window from Cotesia glomerata isolate CgM1 linkage group LG7, MPM_Cglom_v2.3, whole genome shotgun sequence includes:
- the LOC123269298 gene encoding uncharacterized protein LOC123269298 isoform X1, producing MFQMKRHNNYRRAFYVVQFVELPFEGIDDYVCVPYMWLMFRKATDQKAVVAYPKDEDPFNTRDRVKRKERRNDEWRFYMAIVKYESDSYGDAEYWIATRNDYGPLVEEELKTTESEPKFPLNKKLRVANRNYSSKLNDNPRKLLPRISIKRPALPEPNKQLDGKWMKLDDDAQSSSTVVTDANAEPGSSRQEQSIITQDNQPIESAQTERTASDSHGTSSSSQRKDENLQESLPIQEQEDISIPYIDVATPDTPALVIDNDEEVQPTSIVKQQVTSNQAISQFTEQPEPIREPQIPVAPSIEVTTNNQGSCMDDVLNNGPTSHHLLNSPKISAQLYSQINEARHLIPTQKPVKRKMRLMNIARNLTITEQKSNLMDRTGSLSMHSVPTQQQYHTLSYQNQYLPINQNNFEQDLLRKSAESNNYEQRPNSRTISMSTPSIGQNSILSSNPLYQISELPQQRSSQPTQQDSQQQPQKPKIRIGISTKPKNNRQAPTLEVTKKTLSNILTKVLNSVRQALSTTHKQYLLNDQQFQGNHSERTLVNENHLSKIDNTLQINEWMEEETPSAHHGANSDSDTIIDHEVTSVHEMSADEAPIERTNNFYGTGITSGSSSADRSIVAQNSTNHQTHSKVVLEQQMLDNFATLFTQMGSTLRCTCDMYNTLRSSNLDTAATYKKLLGTVEEFNSAQNLASNSSSSSNRTEEVSQFPEERYMKISGRSNSSNTNRYSKKVANNPPKKKHNSWRFVLPSEYDPHDTKWTLKYRTNLPGLVELMPQSGVYVSYGDLKYCQQVSKDCKSLALRLLPAVFNSKALSVCLSITERAQASDNVGSNVRPELDDHACSVLLNFVLEHGLQHGWNTDLQPILSTLHSKIQEIRFRYGVMVEC from the exons atgttTCAGATGAAACGTCATAATAACTATAGGCGAGCGTTTTATGTTGTTCAATTCGTAGAATTGCCTTTTGAAGGTATTGATGATTACGTATGCGTGCCGTATATGTGGCTGATGTTTCGCAAAGCGACGGATCAGAAGGCTGTCGTTGCATACCCTAAAGATGAAGATCCTTTCAACACCAGAGATCGCGTTAAGAGGAAGGAAAGACGCAATGACGAGTGGAGATTTTATATGGCTATCGTTAAATATGAATCAG atagTTACGGAGATGCAGAATATTGGATTGCGACGAGAAATGATTATGGACCTTTAGTAGAagaagaattaaaaacaacAG AATCAGAACCAAAGTTCCCGTTAAACAAGAAATTGCGTGTTGCCAACCGAAACTATTCGTcgaaattaaatgataatccTCGGAAACTACTGCCGAGAATATCAATCAAGCGACCAGCACTACCAGAACCGAACAAACAACTTGATGGGAAATGGATGAAACTGGATGATGATGCTCAGTCATCTAGTACTGTTGTTACCGACGCTAATGCAGAGCCTGGATCTTCAAGACAGGAACAATCAATTATCACCCAGGACAACCAGCCAATAGAATCTGCTCAGACAGAAAGAACTGCTAGTGATTCTCACGGTACATCGAGCTCCTCTCAGCGGAAAGATGAAAACCTCCAAGAATCGTTACCAATACAAGAGCAAGAAGATATAAGTATACCGTACATAGATGTAGCTACACCAGATACACCAGCCCTTGTTATAGACAACGATGAAGAAGTACAGCCTACCAGTATTGTGAAACAGCAAGTAACCTCTAATCAAGCTATCTCACAATTTACTGAACAGCCGGAACCCATCCGGGAACCTCAAATTCCAGTGGCCCCGTCAATCGAGGTGACTACCAATAATCAAGGATCCTGCATGGATGATGTATTAAATAATGGACCTACTTCTCATCACTTACTAAATTCACCAAAAATTTCTGCTCAATTATATAGTCAAATAAACGAGGCACGGCATTTAATACCGACTCAAAAACCGGTTAAGAGAAAAATGCGCCTCATGAATATCGCAAGAAATTTGACCATTACCGAACAGAAATCGAATTTAATGGACCGAACTGGATCTTTATCGATGCACTCAGTGCCGACTCAACAACAATATCACACGTTGTCTTATCAGAATCAATATCTAccgattaatcaaaataacttTGAACAAGACTTACTTAGGAAATCTGCAGAGAGCAACAATTACGAACAGCGACCTAACTCTCGAACTATCAGCATGAGTACTCCATCTATCGGACAAAATTCTATTCTTTCTTCCAATCCGTTATACCAGATCTCCGAGCTTCCACAACAGAGATCGTCGCAGCCAACTCAACAAGACTCACAACAACAACCACAGAAACCGAAAATACGGATTGGCATCTCTACCAAGCCAAAAAACAACCGGCAAGCACCTACCCTTGAAGTCACGAAAAAAACGCTGTCGAATATTCTTACAAAGGTTCTAAATTCGGTACGACAAGCATTATCAACTACTCATAAACAATATCTTCTGAACGACCAGCAATTTCAGGGTAATCATAGTGAACGTACACTTGTTAATGAAAATCATCTAAGCAAAATTGACAATACATTGCAAATAAATGAGTGGATGGAAGAAGAAACTCCGTCAGCGCATCATGGAGCAAATTCAGATTCCGATACTATTATCGATCATGAAGTAACCTCAGTTCATGAGATGTCTGCAGATGAAGCACCTATTGAAAGAACGAATAACTTTTACGGCACTGGAATCACTTCTGGAAGTAGCTCTGCAGACAGATCGATAGTTGCACAAAACTCTACGAACCACCAAACGCATTCTAAAGTTGTATTAGAGCAGCAAATGTTAGACAACTTCGCTACCCTCTTCACTCAAATGGGATCTACTTTGCGTTGTACATGTGATATGTACAACACCCTACGAAGTTCGAACCTCGATACTGCCGCAACATACAAAAAATTGTTGGGTACAGTCGAAGAATTCAACTCAGCGCAAAATTTAGCCAGCAATTCATCTTCTTCGAGCAACCGAACAGAAGAAGTCTCACAGTTCCCTGAAGAAAGATACATGAAAATATCAGGAAGATCAAATTCAAGTAATACCAATCGATATAGCAAGAAAGTTGCTAACAATCCACCGAAGAAAAAACACAACTCATGGCGTTTTGTTCTACCATCGGAATATGATCCCCATGATACAAAATGGACATTGAAGTATCGAACCAATCTGCCAGGACTCGTAGAACTTATGCCTCAAAGTGGTGTTTACGTTAGCTACGGAGACCTCAAATACTGTCAGCAAGTATCAAAAGATTGCAAATCATTAGCACTACGATTATTACCAGCAGTATTTAACAGCAAAGCATTGAGTGTTTGTTTATCAATAACTGAGAGAGCGCAGGCTTCTGATAATGTTGGATCCAATGTAAGGCCAGAATTAGATGATCACGCGTGTTCGGTATTGTTAAATTTCGTTTTAGAGCACGGTCTCCAACATGGTTGGAATACTGACCTACAACCTATCCTCAGTACTTTACACAGTAAGATTCAAGAGATTCGGTTTAGATATGGTGTGATGGTTGAATGTTAA
- the LOC123269298 gene encoding uncharacterized protein LOC123269298 isoform X2, translated as MMKRHNNYRRAFYVVQFVELPFEGIDDYVCVPYMWLMFRKATDQKAVVAYPKDEDPFNTRDRVKRKERRNDEWRFYMAIVKYESDSYGDAEYWIATRNDYGPLVEEELKTTESEPKFPLNKKLRVANRNYSSKLNDNPRKLLPRISIKRPALPEPNKQLDGKWMKLDDDAQSSSTVVTDANAEPGSSRQEQSIITQDNQPIESAQTERTASDSHGTSSSSQRKDENLQESLPIQEQEDISIPYIDVATPDTPALVIDNDEEVQPTSIVKQQVTSNQAISQFTEQPEPIREPQIPVAPSIEVTTNNQGSCMDDVLNNGPTSHHLLNSPKISAQLYSQINEARHLIPTQKPVKRKMRLMNIARNLTITEQKSNLMDRTGSLSMHSVPTQQQYHTLSYQNQYLPINQNNFEQDLLRKSAESNNYEQRPNSRTISMSTPSIGQNSILSSNPLYQISELPQQRSSQPTQQDSQQQPQKPKIRIGISTKPKNNRQAPTLEVTKKTLSNILTKVLNSVRQALSTTHKQYLLNDQQFQGNHSERTLVNENHLSKIDNTLQINEWMEEETPSAHHGANSDSDTIIDHEVTSVHEMSADEAPIERTNNFYGTGITSGSSSADRSIVAQNSTNHQTHSKVVLEQQMLDNFATLFTQMGSTLRCTCDMYNTLRSSNLDTAATYKKLLGTVEEFNSAQNLASNSSSSSNRTEEVSQFPEERYMKISGRSNSSNTNRYSKKVANNPPKKKHNSWRFVLPSEYDPHDTKWTLKYRTNLPGLVELMPQSGVYVSYGDLKYCQQVSKDCKSLALRLLPAVFNSKALSVCLSITERAQASDNVGSNVRPELDDHACSVLLNFVLEHGLQHGWNTDLQPILSTLHSKIQEIRFRYGVMVEC; from the exons ATG ATGAAACGTCATAATAACTATAGGCGAGCGTTTTATGTTGTTCAATTCGTAGAATTGCCTTTTGAAGGTATTGATGATTACGTATGCGTGCCGTATATGTGGCTGATGTTTCGCAAAGCGACGGATCAGAAGGCTGTCGTTGCATACCCTAAAGATGAAGATCCTTTCAACACCAGAGATCGCGTTAAGAGGAAGGAAAGACGCAATGACGAGTGGAGATTTTATATGGCTATCGTTAAATATGAATCAG atagTTACGGAGATGCAGAATATTGGATTGCGACGAGAAATGATTATGGACCTTTAGTAGAagaagaattaaaaacaacAG AATCAGAACCAAAGTTCCCGTTAAACAAGAAATTGCGTGTTGCCAACCGAAACTATTCGTcgaaattaaatgataatccTCGGAAACTACTGCCGAGAATATCAATCAAGCGACCAGCACTACCAGAACCGAACAAACAACTTGATGGGAAATGGATGAAACTGGATGATGATGCTCAGTCATCTAGTACTGTTGTTACCGACGCTAATGCAGAGCCTGGATCTTCAAGACAGGAACAATCAATTATCACCCAGGACAACCAGCCAATAGAATCTGCTCAGACAGAAAGAACTGCTAGTGATTCTCACGGTACATCGAGCTCCTCTCAGCGGAAAGATGAAAACCTCCAAGAATCGTTACCAATACAAGAGCAAGAAGATATAAGTATACCGTACATAGATGTAGCTACACCAGATACACCAGCCCTTGTTATAGACAACGATGAAGAAGTACAGCCTACCAGTATTGTGAAACAGCAAGTAACCTCTAATCAAGCTATCTCACAATTTACTGAACAGCCGGAACCCATCCGGGAACCTCAAATTCCAGTGGCCCCGTCAATCGAGGTGACTACCAATAATCAAGGATCCTGCATGGATGATGTATTAAATAATGGACCTACTTCTCATCACTTACTAAATTCACCAAAAATTTCTGCTCAATTATATAGTCAAATAAACGAGGCACGGCATTTAATACCGACTCAAAAACCGGTTAAGAGAAAAATGCGCCTCATGAATATCGCAAGAAATTTGACCATTACCGAACAGAAATCGAATTTAATGGACCGAACTGGATCTTTATCGATGCACTCAGTGCCGACTCAACAACAATATCACACGTTGTCTTATCAGAATCAATATCTAccgattaatcaaaataacttTGAACAAGACTTACTTAGGAAATCTGCAGAGAGCAACAATTACGAACAGCGACCTAACTCTCGAACTATCAGCATGAGTACTCCATCTATCGGACAAAATTCTATTCTTTCTTCCAATCCGTTATACCAGATCTCCGAGCTTCCACAACAGAGATCGTCGCAGCCAACTCAACAAGACTCACAACAACAACCACAGAAACCGAAAATACGGATTGGCATCTCTACCAAGCCAAAAAACAACCGGCAAGCACCTACCCTTGAAGTCACGAAAAAAACGCTGTCGAATATTCTTACAAAGGTTCTAAATTCGGTACGACAAGCATTATCAACTACTCATAAACAATATCTTCTGAACGACCAGCAATTTCAGGGTAATCATAGTGAACGTACACTTGTTAATGAAAATCATCTAAGCAAAATTGACAATACATTGCAAATAAATGAGTGGATGGAAGAAGAAACTCCGTCAGCGCATCATGGAGCAAATTCAGATTCCGATACTATTATCGATCATGAAGTAACCTCAGTTCATGAGATGTCTGCAGATGAAGCACCTATTGAAAGAACGAATAACTTTTACGGCACTGGAATCACTTCTGGAAGTAGCTCTGCAGACAGATCGATAGTTGCACAAAACTCTACGAACCACCAAACGCATTCTAAAGTTGTATTAGAGCAGCAAATGTTAGACAACTTCGCTACCCTCTTCACTCAAATGGGATCTACTTTGCGTTGTACATGTGATATGTACAACACCCTACGAAGTTCGAACCTCGATACTGCCGCAACATACAAAAAATTGTTGGGTACAGTCGAAGAATTCAACTCAGCGCAAAATTTAGCCAGCAATTCATCTTCTTCGAGCAACCGAACAGAAGAAGTCTCACAGTTCCCTGAAGAAAGATACATGAAAATATCAGGAAGATCAAATTCAAGTAATACCAATCGATATAGCAAGAAAGTTGCTAACAATCCACCGAAGAAAAAACACAACTCATGGCGTTTTGTTCTACCATCGGAATATGATCCCCATGATACAAAATGGACATTGAAGTATCGAACCAATCTGCCAGGACTCGTAGAACTTATGCCTCAAAGTGGTGTTTACGTTAGCTACGGAGACCTCAAATACTGTCAGCAAGTATCAAAAGATTGCAAATCATTAGCACTACGATTATTACCAGCAGTATTTAACAGCAAAGCATTGAGTGTTTGTTTATCAATAACTGAGAGAGCGCAGGCTTCTGATAATGTTGGATCCAATGTAAGGCCAGAATTAGATGATCACGCGTGTTCGGTATTGTTAAATTTCGTTTTAGAGCACGGTCTCCAACATGGTTGGAATACTGACCTACAACCTATCCTCAGTACTTTACACAGTAAGATTCAAGAGATTCGGTTTAGATATGGTGTGATGGTTGAATGTTAA